A genomic region of Anaeromicrobium sediminis contains the following coding sequences:
- a CDS encoding flavodoxin family protein, translating into MKKLVVFYSFEGNTKYIAEGIAKEVGADLLELKPLEEPKKSGFMKYFWGGKQVMTKKIPELESIDKNPNDYDLIYMGTPVWAWSYAPAFRAFLSKVNIKNKNIALFCCHGGGKGKVFERFKEDLGENKYLGQIDFQDPLKNNKDKDLEEAKKWAKEIKESII; encoded by the coding sequence ATGAAAAAGTTAGTTGTATTTTACTCCTTTGAGGGTAATACCAAGTATATTGCAGAGGGCATTGCTAAAGAGGTAGGTGCAGATTTATTAGAGTTAAAACCGCTAGAAGAGCCTAAAAAAAGTGGGTTTATGAAATATTTCTGGGGTGGAAAGCAAGTAATGACAAAGAAAATACCTGAACTTGAAAGTATTGATAAAAATCCAAATGATTATGATTTAATATATATGGGAACTCCCGTATGGGCATGGTCCTATGCTCCTGCCTTTAGAGCTTTTTTATCTAAGGTTAATATTAAGAATAAGAATATAGCCTTATTCTGCTGCCACGGTGGAGGTAAGGGAAAGGTCTTTGAAAGATTCAAAGAAGATTTAGGTGAAAATAAATATTTAGGCCAAATAGATTTTCAGGATCCACTTAAGAATAATAAAGATAAGGATTTAGAAGAAGCTAAAAAATGGGCTAAGGAAATTAAAGAGAGTATCATATAA
- a CDS encoding CPBP family intramembrane glutamic endopeptidase, with amino-acid sequence MEIETKVEERNMYKANMFLLKTIIWLMIVGFFTPQWALLPIGAFIPCAIYLYKNKERRRAILSKFKLIDMKTYLILFLIWISVLPTKLSVIFIFEKFCGSEMIEELMDFPIENMYVLIISTVVFPALFEELVMRGIVLDGYRDKSIHVAAFMNGLLFGMFHMNFFQFTHTFIAGIVMTYVVRITGSILSSMFIHFTNNGFPEVLNLLSEPSTDEMDFNISNNELLIYFIVSTMGIFMAVKLMKYLSKKYKVDISFKNKEVFSKEKIINGPLITIGCIFFLMSMLIMSMYSGA; translated from the coding sequence TTGGAGATAGAGACAAAAGTAGAAGAGAGAAATATGTATAAGGCAAACATGTTTTTGCTAAAGACTATTATATGGCTAATGATAGTTGGATTCTTTACTCCCCAATGGGCACTATTGCCAATAGGTGCCTTTATACCTTGTGCTATTTACTTATATAAAAATAAGGAGAGAAGAAGGGCCATATTGTCTAAGTTTAAATTAATAGACATGAAAACTTACCTCATTCTATTTTTAATATGGATTAGTGTCCTACCAACTAAGTTAAGTGTTATATTTATATTTGAAAAGTTTTGTGGTAGTGAAATGATTGAAGAGCTAATGGATTTTCCCATTGAAAATATGTATGTACTTATTATAAGCACCGTAGTGTTTCCAGCCCTATTTGAAGAATTGGTTATGAGGGGAATTGTCCTTGATGGATATAGGGATAAAAGTATTCATGTGGCAGCCTTTATGAATGGTCTATTATTTGGAATGTTTCATATGAACTTTTTTCAGTTTACCCACACATTCATAGCAGGTATAGTAATGACTTATGTGGTAAGAATAACTGGATCCATATTATCATCCATGTTTATACATTTTACAAACAATGGATTTCCAGAAGTGTTAAATTTATTATCGGAACCATCAACAGACGAGATGGATTTTAATATAAGTAATAATGAACTATTAATTTATTTTATAGTTAGTACTATGGGAATTTTTATGGCTGTTAAATTGATGAAATACTTAAGTAAAAAATATAAAGTGGATATATCCTTTAAAAATAAAGAAGTATTTTCTAAGGAGAAAATCATAAATGGTCCACTTATAACTATAGGATGTATATTCTTTCTTATGAGTATGCTCATAATGAGTATGTATAGTGGCGCCTAA
- a CDS encoding Na+/H+ antiporter NhaC family protein, producing the protein MKKDVFTKTELILVFFIIVLSVGVVLYLGKSLLYGFIISNLLVGLLLHRKKYDLIKLYKKVIREMLEYKKLYLFILLIGANVSIWLLSGVVPTIMYYGFEYMKGLNFLFMSFLIISFMSVFIGSAIGTIGTVGVAILGVAKGFGVPMGVILGVVVSASFISDKLSPISGILNISMYVIDAKYKDMMKRMMTTFLPVYIITLIIYYYMGTKYGVSNVDNIVMYQESIKNGFNISPYLFLFPLCMLVLSVLGIDLLGIVLIGLLGGSLVSFYMQGVAFKDILYTMYKGYSSDSLGILSDVLKSGGLYSMIEVVCIVVMVVTLGEVLRKSGIIDELFNIIIVKIKSPRSAVLGASLTSMLITLITCDQTMGIVITSKVFKEKFEEFHMDKEVLGRVISDTGTVIAPIIPININALIILGVTGISALEYAPYAVLCYLFPLITLMGAFLIKWKVRTYN; encoded by the coding sequence ATGAAAAAGGATGTATTTACAAAGACCGAGTTAATTTTAGTTTTTTTCATAATAGTACTTTCTGTAGGAGTAGTATTGTATTTAGGAAAGTCCCTATTATATGGATTTATCATTAGTAACTTATTAGTTGGATTACTTCTTCATAGGAAGAAGTATGATTTAATAAAATTATATAAGAAAGTTATTAGGGAAATGTTAGAGTACAAGAAGCTATATTTATTTATACTTTTAATTGGAGCAAATGTATCCATATGGCTTTTATCTGGAGTTGTACCTACTATTATGTATTATGGATTTGAGTATATGAAGGGATTGAACTTTTTGTTCATGTCCTTTTTAATCATATCCTTCATGTCCGTATTTATAGGAAGCGCTATAGGAACTATAGGAACTGTAGGTGTGGCCATATTAGGTGTGGCTAAGGGCTTTGGTGTACCCATGGGAGTAATCCTTGGTGTGGTTGTATCCGCATCATTTATATCAGATAAGTTATCACCCATATCAGGCATTTTAAATATTAGTATGTATGTGATAGATGCCAAGTATAAGGATATGATGAAGAGGATGATGACTACCTTTTTACCCGTGTATATAATAACTTTAATTATCTATTATTATATGGGAACTAAGTATGGTGTTTCTAATGTGGATAATATAGTTATGTATCAAGAGAGTATTAAAAATGGATTTAATATATCTCCCTATTTATTTTTGTTTCCCCTATGTATGTTAGTTTTATCTGTCCTTGGAATAGATCTATTAGGCATTGTATTAATAGGTTTACTAGGAGGAAGTCTAGTTAGTTTCTATATGCAGGGGGTGGCGTTTAAAGATATATTGTATACCATGTATAAGGGATATAGTTCCGATTCATTAGGAATACTTTCTGATGTTCTAAAAAGTGGTGGATTGTATTCTATGATAGAGGTAGTTTGTATAGTAGTTATGGTAGTCACATTAGGTGAGGTTTTAAGAAAGAGTGGTATTATAGATGAACTCTTTAATATTATCATAGTTAAGATAAAGAGTCCTAGAAGTGCCGTATTAGGGGCCTCTCTTACTAGTATGCTAATTACTTTAATAACCTGCGATCAGACTATGGGTATAGTTATTACTAGTAAGGTATTTAAAGAAAAGTTTGAAGAATTTCATATGGATAAGGAAGTATTAGGTAGGGTCATATCTGATACGGGAACTGTAATAGCTCCCATTATACCTATTAATATAAATGCCCTTATTATACTTGGTGTAACGGGCATATCAGCCCTGGAATATGCTCCCTATGCAGTACTTTGTTATCTATTTCCTTTAATAACTTTAATGGGTGCATTTTTAATCAAATGGAAAGTAAGAACATATAATTAA
- a CDS encoding Na+/H+ antiporter NhaC family protein, with product MEYGFLTILPPIIAIALAIRSKQVFISLFAGIYVAELILADWNFITALNESLSGIVVIFQEGWITKTILFSFLVGGIITLIQASGGVAGFVEFLTEKRKTVKNRKGAMLLAYIIGIVVFIESSITILTSGVVARPLTDKYNVSREKLAYICDSTSAPVCGLIPLNGWGATLIGIIGVQVSSGVISGNPTSILAKSIPYQFYSIIAILSVLYYILTEKDWGPMKKAEERARTGEVLRKGATPLVSTDATEVPVKEGVTPNMWNMILPLIVLIGMMPISLYITGEGNMMEGSGSTSVYWAVIAAVAFCGVLYIGKKILTLNEYMDYLYKGIGGMVPVASILIFAFAIGNSISDLGTGQYLASLVAGKVSGAFGPAIIFILGCIMAFSTGTSWGTFAILMPIALQMAVAMDANIYASIGAVVSGAIMGDHCSPISDTTILASMASASDHIDHVKTQIPYALLSSAIAFVLYIVVGFIG from the coding sequence GTGGAATATGGATTTTTAACTATACTGCCCCCGATTATAGCCATTGCCTTGGCTATTCGATCGAAACAAGTATTTATATCCTTGTTTGCGGGGATTTATGTGGCAGAACTTATTTTGGCAGACTGGAACTTTATAACCGCATTAAATGAATCTTTATCAGGAATTGTAGTAATATTTCAGGAAGGATGGATAACAAAGACCATATTGTTTTCATTCTTAGTAGGAGGAATCATAACTTTAATACAGGCATCTGGTGGAGTGGCTGGATTTGTTGAGTTTTTGACAGAAAAGAGAAAGACTGTAAAAAACAGAAAAGGAGCTATGTTATTAGCTTATATTATTGGAATTGTAGTTTTTATAGAATCATCCATAACCATATTAACATCAGGAGTTGTGGCAAGACCACTTACTGACAAGTATAACGTTTCAAGGGAAAAGTTAGCATATATATGTGACTCCACATCAGCACCTGTATGCGGGCTAATTCCTTTAAATGGATGGGGTGCCACATTAATTGGAATTATAGGAGTTCAAGTATCATCAGGAGTAATTTCAGGAAATCCTACAAGCATATTAGCAAAGAGTATACCATATCAGTTTTATTCCATAATAGCAATATTATCAGTACTTTATTATATATTAACTGAGAAGGATTGGGGTCCTATGAAAAAAGCCGAAGAAAGGGCTAGGACTGGAGAAGTTTTAAGAAAGGGAGCTACACCATTAGTTTCTACTGACGCAACGGAAGTACCCGTGAAAGAAGGGGTAACTCCTAACATGTGGAATATGATATTACCATTAATAGTCTTAATCGGAATGATGCCTATTAGTTTGTATATTACTGGTGAAGGAAACATGATGGAAGGATCAGGATCCACATCAGTATACTGGGCAGTAATTGCAGCAGTGGCATTTTGTGGAGTTTTATATATAGGAAAGAAAATCTTAACTTTAAATGAATACATGGATTATCTATATAAAGGTATAGGTGGAATGGTACCTGTAGCATCTATCTTAATATTTGCCTTTGCTATAGGAAATTCTATTTCTGATTTAGGAACAGGACAATACTTGGCAAGCTTAGTGGCAGGAAAAGTAAGTGGAGCCTTTGGTCCAGCTATTATATTCATATTAGGTTGTATAATGGCCTTCTCAACGGGAACTAGTTGGGGAACCTTTGCCATATTAATGCCAATTGCATTACAAATGGCAGTGGCTATGGATGCAAACATTTATGCAAGTATAGGTGCCGTAGTATCAGGTGCCATAATGGGAGATCATTGTTCACCTATTTCTGATACGACCATATTAGCTTCAATGGCATCTGCATCAGATCACATTGATCATGTTAAGACCCAAATACCTTATGCATTACTAAGTTCTGCCATAGCCTTTGTGTTGTATATTGTAGTTGGGTTTATAGGATAG
- a CDS encoding S-Ena type endospore appendage, translated as MNILIKEMSLFMGSYCEQSCICCRDKIMDKDCFEQCYSYTGIGPDIPRTLWEADGVVSTSGTLVLEVTELTDGNLDILLNGVSQGLTLDLNDSIVITSDVLNSIVIRPSASNVDVTVDLCLNVSYECC; from the coding sequence GTGAATATACTAATAAAGGAGATGAGTTTATTTATGGGTTCATATTGTGAACAAAGTTGTATATGTTGTCGTGACAAAATAATGGATAAAGACTGCTTTGAACAATGCTATTCGTATACAGGTATAGGTCCTGATATCCCTCGAACGCTATGGGAAGCCGATGGAGTCGTAAGTACTTCTGGAACACTAGTGCTAGAAGTAACGGAACTTACTGATGGGAATTTAGATATACTTTTAAACGGTGTATCACAAGGGTTGACATTAGATCTTAATGATTCAATTGTTATTACATCAGATGTGCTTAATTCAATTGTAATTAGGCCAAGTGCAAGCAATGTAGATGTTACAGTAGATTTATGTTTAAATGTTAGTTACGAATGTTGCTAG
- a CDS encoding saccharopine dehydrogenase family protein — protein sequence MRLLLVGCGCVGEVVGKFLEERSRDSNWLESIVFADYDYEKAKEMTEFYKGSKVKAYGEGLDASNKDQLRGIIKKYDCDCLFDASPPFLAETLFDVAHEMNVDFLNMGTWSLPKFDIKESMEAKKVYDPFMTDHNFNAHDKWMKNGKTAIICVGIDPGVVNVFAKFAAQHLFDELHELHVKDGCNISKKNNEDDLAFGFNVWTILDECLNPSVVWDKDTGYTAYPPFSGEELFNFPEGIGYQKIYQIEHEEVVCMPKFLKEYGLRKCTYKIALDDGLIDALKMIDKLGMRSLKEINYKNQMIKPRDVVAAVLPQPDKIDDSYEGKMCVGVHCKGIKDGLKREIFIYQPYEQEEAFERFNSQAVVAQTAIGATIAIELLGRGIWKKPGVYSPEAFDPIPYMKLMNEVNFRHSIVEMNSEYMKNKKSVEINEILQKAAQPAF from the coding sequence GTGCGTTTACTACTTGTAGGATGTGGATGCGTTGGAGAAGTTGTTGGAAAATTTTTAGAGGAAAGAAGTAGAGATTCCAACTGGCTTGAGTCTATTGTATTTGCCGATTATGATTATGAAAAGGCCAAGGAAATGACAGAGTTTTACAAAGGCTCAAAAGTTAAGGCTTATGGAGAGGGCCTAGATGCGTCTAACAAAGATCAATTAAGAGGGATTATTAAAAAATATGATTGTGATTGTTTATTTGATGCTTCACCTCCATTTTTAGCAGAGACCTTATTTGATGTGGCCCATGAGATGAATGTTGATTTTTTAAATATGGGAACTTGGTCTTTACCTAAGTTTGATATTAAAGAATCAATGGAGGCTAAAAAGGTATATGATCCCTTCATGACAGATCATAATTTTAATGCCCATGACAAATGGATGAAAAATGGTAAGACGGCCATAATATGTGTTGGGATAGATCCAGGAGTTGTAAATGTATTTGCCAAATTTGCAGCACAGCACTTGTTTGATGAATTACATGAACTTCATGTGAAGGATGGTTGTAATATCAGTAAGAAAAATAATGAAGATGATTTGGCCTTTGGATTTAATGTATGGACTATATTAGATGAGTGTTTAAATCCAAGTGTAGTTTGGGATAAAGACACTGGTTATACAGCCTATCCACCCTTTTCAGGAGAAGAACTGTTTAATTTTCCAGAGGGAATAGGTTATCAAAAAATATACCAAATAGAGCATGAAGAAGTTGTATGTATGCCTAAGTTTTTAAAGGAATATGGTCTTAGGAAATGCACTTATAAAATAGCCCTTGATGATGGGTTAATAGATGCCCTTAAGATGATAGATAAATTAGGAATGAGAAGTTTAAAGGAGATTAATTATAAAAATCAAATGATAAAACCTAGGGATGTGGTGGCAGCCGTATTACCACAGCCTGATAAGATAGATGATAGTTATGAAGGTAAAATGTGTGTGGGAGTTCATTGTAAGGGGATTAAGGATGGACTAAAAAGGGAAATTTTCATATATCAACCCTATGAACAGGAAGAGGCCTTTGAGAGATTTAACAGCCAAGCAGTAGTAGCCCAAACGGCCATAGGAGCAACTATAGCCATAGAGCTACTTGGGCGAGGTATATGGAAAAAGCCAGGAGTATACTCGCCAGAAGCCTTTGATCCTATACCTTATATGAAGCTTATGAATGAAGTTAACTTTAGACATAGTATAGTGGAAATGAACTCTGAATATATGAAAAATAAAAAGTCAGTAGAGATAAATGAAATACTACAAAAGGCAGCACAGCCTGCATTTTAA
- a CDS encoding S-Ena type endospore appendage yields MNQQPYWTKVAVSDRCVSSRSSPCEKDKGHKVQQLITDKICGRIRQKCNSRPKIIWKGIRVTTSGTIKVTNTSDCEMRLIIKKGTKCKTCIETVLPKDELTLTIGFVRSIAVKCCGPEEDQVCSGCFTLIVHYPFNPCEKEDCCCCCEWC; encoded by the coding sequence ATGAATCAACAGCCTTATTGGACTAAAGTCGCCGTAAGTGATCGTTGTGTGTCTTCAAGATCATCACCGTGTGAAAAAGATAAAGGACATAAGGTACAACAATTAATAACAGATAAAATTTGTGGAAGGATTCGGCAAAAATGCAATTCCCGTCCCAAAATTATTTGGAAAGGAATTAGAGTAACAACATCAGGGACAATCAAAGTAACTAATACATCTGATTGCGAAATGAGATTAATAATAAAGAAGGGAACAAAATGTAAAACTTGTATAGAAACTGTGCTGCCAAAGGATGAACTCACTTTGACAATAGGTTTTGTTCGTAGTATTGCAGTAAAGTGCTGTGGACCTGAAGAAGATCAGGTATGTTCAGGTTGCTTTACGTTAATTGTACATTACCCTTTTAACCCATGCGAAAAGGAGGATTGTTGTTGTTGTTGTGAATGGTGCTAA
- a CDS encoding S-Ena type endospore appendage has product MNSYCEQSCICCSDKVIDKDCFEQCYTFSSLDSTFNSAQILWEADGVSNPSGTLALEVTAISPAAATIALFLNGEMTAVDTLDLDDSVVITSNDLDEISIAAGQDDVEVTVDLCVDVSYQCC; this is encoded by the coding sequence ATGAATTCATACTGTGAACAAAGCTGTATATGTTGTAGTGACAAAGTGATAGATAAAGACTGCTTTGAACAATGCTATACATTTTCAAGTCTAGATAGTACTTTCAATAGTGCTCAAATACTATGGGAAGCGGATGGAGTCTCAAATCCTTCTGGAACATTAGCTTTAGAAGTCACTGCAATTAGTCCTGCCGCTGCTACTATAGCTCTATTTTTAAATGGTGAAATGACAGCAGTAGATACATTAGATCTTGATGATTCAGTTGTTATAACTTCAAATGACCTTGATGAAATTTCAATTGCTGCAGGTCAGGATGATGTAGAAGTTACAGTAGACTTATGTGTAGATGTTAGTTATCAATGTTGCTAG
- a CDS encoding DUF3992 domain-containing protein — MGICSPRERVTNLIKKCFTPDCGENEIIWMANGLVNPCATIVFNFTKACSAGGTIQITLTRNNGTTRVITLNQGESRAITIDGIDEIEVMCSGNADQGTCAINMCMIIHYDRC; from the coding sequence TTGGGTATATGTTCACCTCGAGAAAGAGTAACCAATTTAATAAAAAAATGCTTTACGCCTGATTGTGGTGAGAATGAAATAATATGGATGGCAAACGGGTTAGTAAATCCATGTGCTACTATAGTATTTAATTTTACTAAAGCTTGTTCTGCAGGCGGAACAATTCAAATTACCTTGACTAGAAATAATGGAACTACCAGAGTAATTACGTTAAACCAAGGTGAGTCGCGAGCAATAACTATAGATGGAATTGACGAGATTGAAGTTATGTGTAGTGGTAATGCTGATCAAGGTACCTGTGCAATTAACATGTGCATGATAATTCATTATGATCGTTGCTAA
- a CDS encoding DNA gyrase/topoisomerase IV subunit A, with the protein MIDNIRKMSVVDTLETNYMPYSMSVIVSRALPEIDGLKPSHRKLLYTMYKMGLLKGTKTKSANIVGQTMRLNPHGDMAIYQTMVRLTRGNEALLHPYVDSKGNFGKVYSKDMAFAAARYTEAKLDSICEEFFREIGKNTVEFMPNYDNTMDEPTLLPTTFPNILVNPNLGIAVGMASNICSFNLNEICEATTALIKDETIDLTEIIKAPDFSTGGEIIYDEKNIRKIYEEGKGTFYLRGKYVYDKKNNCIDIVEIPYTTNVETIIDQITDLIKNGKIKNITDLRDETDKNGLKITLDIKRATDVEKLMIKIFKYTKLQDSFSCNFNILIDGYPKVLGVRHILLEWVKFRQECIKKGIIYDIGVKSEKLHLLRGLEKILLDIDKAVKIVRETEKEKDVIPNLMEGFSVDKEQAEFIAEIKLRNFNKEYIIGKIKDIEKLEKELKNLDATLNSDKKIKRIITNDLSRVSKKYGQDRSTDVVYENHIENINKEDLIEDYNLKLFRTKEGYLKKITHASLRGNSEQRLKDGDEIVQEIETTNKSEILLFTNKQKVYKKRLYEIHDCKSSSLGEYLGSLLHLEDNEKIIYMVTTTDYSGYMLFFFKNGKCTKIPLSSYQTKTNRTVLVNAYADYCELISMKMMEEDSDLVAISTKNKVLIFNTSEIELKTNRKFQGVEVIICPKGSSLREIKTLSEVKYDSLNHYRGNIPSVGTTLRRKDKIQD; encoded by the coding sequence ATGATAGACAATATAAGAAAAATGAGTGTAGTAGATACCCTAGAGACAAACTATATGCCCTATTCCATGTCGGTAATTGTATCTAGAGCATTACCTGAAATTGATGGTTTAAAACCATCCCATAGAAAACTATTATATACCATGTATAAGATGGGTCTGTTAAAGGGGACTAAAACAAAGTCAGCAAATATTGTGGGACAAACTATGAGACTTAACCCCCATGGAGATATGGCAATTTATCAAACTATGGTAAGGTTAACTCGTGGAAATGAAGCACTACTACACCCTTATGTAGATAGTAAAGGAAACTTTGGTAAGGTTTACTCAAAGGATATGGCCTTTGCAGCTGCCAGATATACGGAGGCAAAGCTTGACTCTATCTGTGAAGAATTTTTTAGAGAGATTGGTAAAAACACAGTAGAGTTTATGCCAAACTATGATAATACTATGGACGAACCAACGTTACTTCCTACTACTTTTCCAAATATCTTAGTAAATCCTAATCTTGGGATTGCAGTAGGTATGGCAAGTAATATATGCAGTTTTAACTTAAATGAAATCTGTGAGGCTACAACAGCCCTTATTAAGGATGAAACCATAGATTTGACAGAGATTATCAAAGCTCCTGATTTTTCAACAGGTGGAGAAATTATCTATGACGAAAAAAATATTAGAAAAATCTATGAAGAAGGTAAGGGAACTTTTTATTTAAGGGGAAAGTATGTCTATGATAAAAAGAACAATTGTATAGATATAGTTGAAATTCCTTATACCACAAATGTGGAAACTATCATAGATCAAATTACTGATTTAATTAAAAATGGCAAGATAAAAAATATTACAGATCTTAGAGACGAAACTGATAAAAATGGTCTTAAGATTACCCTAGATATTAAAAGAGCTACAGATGTGGAGAAGCTTATGATAAAGATATTTAAATATACTAAGCTTCAAGATTCCTTTAGCTGTAACTTTAATATATTAATAGATGGATACCCAAAGGTATTAGGAGTAAGGCATATATTACTTGAATGGGTTAAATTTAGACAAGAGTGTATTAAAAAGGGAATAATATATGATATAGGAGTAAAATCAGAAAAATTACATTTATTAAGAGGTTTAGAGAAGATTTTACTTGATATAGATAAGGCTGTTAAAATAGTTAGAGAAACGGAAAAAGAGAAGGATGTAATTCCAAATCTTATGGAAGGTTTTTCAGTAGACAAAGAACAAGCAGAATTTATAGCCGAGATAAAGCTTAGAAATTTCAATAAGGAATATATTATTGGAAAGATAAAAGATATAGAGAAACTTGAAAAAGAACTTAAAAATTTAGATGCCACTTTAAATAGTGATAAAAAGATTAAGAGAATTATTACAAATGATCTTTCTCGTGTATCTAAGAAATATGGTCAAGATAGAAGTACAGATGTGGTTTATGAAAATCATATTGAAAATATAAATAAAGAAGATTTAATTGAAGATTATAACTTAAAGTTGTTTAGAACTAAAGAAGGTTATTTAAAAAAGATTACCCATGCTAGTTTAAGAGGTAATAGTGAACAAAGACTTAAGGATGGAGATGAAATAGTACAAGAGATTGAAACTACTAATAAATCTGAAATCCTATTGTTTACTAATAAGCAAAAGGTATATAAAAAGAGACTTTATGAAATCCATGATTGTAAAAGTAGTAGCCTTGGAGAATATCTTGGAAGTTTACTTCATCTTGAAGATAATGAGAAGATTATATACATGGTAACAACTACTGACTATAGCGGATATATGCTATTCTTCTTCAAAAATGGTAAGTGTACAAAGATTCCTCTATCTAGTTATCAGACTAAAACTAATAGAACAGTTCTTGTTAATGCTTATGCTGATTATTGTGAATTGATTTCTATGAAAATGATGGAAGAAGATTCGGACTTAGTGGCTATAAGTACTAAAAATAAGGTACTAATATTTAATACATCAGAGATTGAATTAAAGACTAATAGAAAATTCCAAGGTGTGGAAGTTATAATATGTCCTAAGGGAAGTTCATTAAGGGAGATTAAAACTTTAAGTGAAGTTAAATATGATAGTTTAAATCACTATAGAGGAAATATACCATCTGTAGGAACTACTTTGAGAAGAAAAGATAAAATTCAAGATTAA
- a CDS encoding GGDEF domain-containing protein: MVNLLISYVLIIFKDIIIFSYISTLFKFMAYFYFYMYFFKRINIKDKNKEKILSNKSSKLEFEKQLFHMKLHNERLLNKAQKDALTQAYNKTTILDIIGKSIKLEKRFSVLMYDIDNFKKINDVHGHITGDKAIKNLAYISKRSIRDVDSLGRYGGDEFIIVLPDISHKGATYVAERIRQNVSCDSNPRFTISIGISSYPHDGRTVDELIQVADKGLYMSKEKGKNAVSHGGAI; this comes from the coding sequence TTGGTAAATCTATTAATAAGTTATGTATTAATCATATTTAAAGATATAATAATTTTTTCATATATATCAACTTTATTTAAGTTCATGGCATATTTTTATTTTTATATGTATTTCTTTAAAAGAATCAATATTAAGGATAAAAATAAAGAAAAGATTTTATCTAATAAATCTAGTAAGTTAGAATTTGAAAAACAATTATTCCATATGAAACTTCATAATGAAAGGTTATTAAACAAGGCTCAGAAGGATGCGCTTACACAGGCCTATAATAAGACAACCATATTAGATATTATTGGAAAATCTATTAAATTGGAGAAAAGGTTTTCTGTTTTAATGTATGATATAGATAATTTTAAAAAAATAAATGATGTACATGGTCACATAACAGGAGATAAGGCCATTAAGAATCTAGCTTATATTAGTAAGAGAAGCATAAGGGATGTAGATTCTCTAGGTAGATATGGTGGAGATGAGTTTATAATAGTGCTACCAGACATTTCTCATAAGGGGGCTACGTATGTGGCGGAAAGAATAAGGCAGAATGTGAGTTGTGATAGTAATCCTAGGTTTACTATTTCCATAGGTATTTCTTCTTATCCTCATGATGGAAGAACTGTGGATGAACTTATTCAGGTAGCTGATAAGGGATTATATATGTCAAAGGAAAAGGGCAAAAATGCTGTATCCCATGGGGGAGCAATATGA
- a CDS encoding TetR/AcrR family transcriptional regulator: MNDTELKIYNAAKEHFYKNGYYNTTVREIAKSAEVNSGLFNYYFQNKYNIAKMMYDDIFYNIKNLTLQYFNDEKNPAIFMGVMMRLHTYTLYSDPIVKFVMDALKEGIFEDSIFYTTEILVKNIADYYKRNYTDEALHLLLSITIATEKTCLTQKYNGRISYDLHQIANTILKIHLSGFDLDKDEIARCTESIVEKFEFITSKHPNFVDLII, encoded by the coding sequence ATGAACGATACTGAATTAAAAATATACAATGCTGCTAAAGAACATTTTTATAAAAACGGCTATTACAATACAACTGTACGGGAAATAGCAAAATCTGCAGAGGTTAATTCCGGCTTATTTAATTACTATTTTCAAAACAAATACAATATCGCTAAAATGATGTATGATGACATATTCTACAATATTAAAAATCTTACATTACAATATTTTAATGACGAAAAAAATCCGGCCATTTTTATGGGAGTCATGATGCGTTTACATACCTATACTCTTTACAGCGATCCTATTGTCAAGTTTGTTATGGATGCCTTAAAAGAAGGTATTTTTGAAGATTCTATATTTTATACTACAGAAATATTGGTTAAAAATATCGCTGACTATTATAAAAGAAATTATACTGACGAAGCATTACATCTGCTGTTATCCATCACTATTGCTACTGAAAAAACATGTCTTACTCAAAAATACAATGGACGTATCAGCTATGATTTACACCAAATAGCCAATACTATATTAAAGATTCATCTTTCGGGTTTTGACTTAGACAAAGATGAAATTGCAAGATGTACTGAAAGCATCGTAGAGAAATTTGAATTCATCACAAGCAAACATCCTAATTTCGTTGATTTAATCATTTAG